The Burkholderia cepacia genomic interval GCTCGGCGAGCGTGTCGAGCGCGACCAGCCGCACGGTGCCCGGGCACGACGGAGCCGCGCTCTCCGGCACGAACGCGCAGCCCATCCCGGCCGCGACGAGCCCGATCAGCGTCGGGACGTCGCTGCCGACCTGCGCGATCCGCGGTGTGAAGCCCGCCCGCCGGCACCGTTCGATCAGGAACCGGTGATGCGCGGCGGACCGTTGCGGATCGAACCACACAAACGGCGCGTCGGCGAGCTCGGCCAGCCGGGCAGGCGCGCGCACGCGGCGCCCCGGCGTGGACGGCATCGCGAGCACGAACCGGTCGCTCAGCAGCCGCACGCCCGCCAGTTGCGGCGCTTCGTCCCGGCGCCACGCCATGATCCCGCCGTCGAGCTCGCCGCGCGCGATCGCGGCCGCCTGTTCGGCCGACAGCATCGGCGCGATCGACAGCTTCACGTGCGGGCATGCATCCCGGAACGCCTTGAGCACGTTCGACACCACCGGCAGCGGGAAATAGTTCGGCAGCACGCCGAGCCGCAGCTCGCCGAGTTCGCCGGCCGCGCTGCGCAGCGCGCGCTCGCGGCTGTCGCGCAGGTCGGCGAGCAGGCGCGTCGCATCCCGCAGAAAACTTGCGCCGGCCGCCGTGAGCGAGACGCCGGTCGCGCGGCGGACCAGCAGCGGGGTGCCGATCGCGTCCTCGAGCTCGCGGATCTGCCGGGACAGCGCGGGCTGCACGATCCCGACCGCGCGGGCGCCCGCCATCACGCTGCCGGCTTCCGCGACCGCGACGAAGTAGCGGAGATGGCGTAATTCGACTTGTCGCATGCGGCTCCTGTCCGTCGATGAAGATATGCCTGCCAAGCATAGCAGTCGGCATTCGATGGTATTGGAAAGCATGATGCGCGCGACGTAGCATGGACGGCGTCATTTCACTCGTGCGCGCCTCATTCCCATGCCGCTTCATGTCCAGACCCCCTATCTTCGATCGCATGCCGCATCCCGCCGGCTCGGCAAGGACGTGCTGCTCAAGATCGAGGCGATGCAGCCGTGCGGCTCGTTCAAGCTGCGCGGCGTCGGCGCGGTCTGCGACGCGCGGCGTGCCGCCGGCGCCCGGCGGTTCGTGTCGTCGTCGGGCGGTAACGCAGGCATCGCGGTCGCGTATGCGGGCCGCGAACTCGGCGTGTCCGTGCTCGTGGTGGTGCCGGAAAGCACGTCCGCGCGCGCACGCGAGCTGATCCGCGTCGAAGGCGCGGAGCTGGTCGTGCGCGGTGCGTCCTGGGCGGAGGCGAATGCGTTCGCGCAGTCCGTGCTCGGCCCGCACGACGCGTTCGTGCACCCGTTCGACGATCCGGTGCTGTGGCAGGGCCACGCGACGATGATCGACGAGATGGCCGCGGCCGGGCCGAAGCCCGACGCGGTCGTGCTGGCGGTCGGCGGCGGCGGGCTGCTGTGCGGCGTGCTGGAGGGGCTCGCGCGCAACGGCTGGGGCGACGTGCCGGTCGTCGCGGTTCAGACCGAAGGCGCGGACTGCTATGCGCGCTCGGTTGCGCTGGGGCGGCCCGTCGAATTGCCGGAAATCACCAGCGTCGCGACGTCGCTCGGCGCGAAGCGGCCCTGCGACGCCGCGCTCGCGTGGGCGGCGCGGCATGCGATCGACACCGTCGTCGTGTCCGATGCGGCAGCGGTGGCCGCGTCGCTACGGTTCCTCGACGAGCACCGGATCGTGGTGGAGCCGGCTTGCGGCGCCGCGCTGGCCGCGCTCGACACGGCAACGCCCGCGCTGGTCGCCGCGTCGCGCATCGCGGTGATCGTCTGCGGCGGGGTGACGGCGACGGTCGAGCACCTGCACGTGTTGAACAGCCGGGGGCGCGAAACGGAAAGGGGGCGGTGAAGGGCGTTTGCGTGACGCCGCGCCGCACGTGCGGCGGCGCGGGCGTCGACCGGACGTGACTCAGCTTGCGCGGCGCGCGCTCGACGACACCGGCGCAGCGGCCTCGATGGTCATGACGGGCGAGGGGGCGGGCGCCTTGTCGGCCGGCGTGGTCGAGACCGGCGCGGGGACGGGGGCCCGAGCGGGCGCCGAGGTGGGAGCGGACGCAGGAGCGGCAGCCGATGCCGGAGCCGGAGCTGGCGTGGACGCCGGTGCGGCCGCGGATGCGGGAGCCGGCGCGGACGCTGGTGCGGAAGCCGGCTTGGACGCAGACGTGGCCGCCGATGCGGAAGAGGAGGCCGACGCGGGCACGGCCGTCGCCGCCGGTGCGGAAACCGGGGCCGACGCGGGCGAGCCGGCAGAGGCCGGCGCGACTGCCGAAGCCGCCGCGGCCGCCGCACCGGATGCCTGCCCCGGAGCGGCCGCCCGCATCGCCGGAACCGCCGCCGCGGCACCCGGCGCGCCGGACGCCGGCGCGGCAGCGGACGCCGGCACCGGCGCCGCGGGCGGCGTCGGCACGGCCGGGGTCGTCATCTTCATCGGCTCGCCCTGCGGCGTCGGCGCGGGTTCGGGCAGCGGCGTGACGGGTTCCTTCTCGGCGGCCTTGACGGTCGCGCGGTCGCGGCGGGCCGGGTCGATCTTCAGGAAATGCTCGACGAGATTGAAGAAGCGCTCATAGAACACGCCGGCGGGAATCGTCTCGCTGGCGGTCTTGACGAGCGCGTCGTCGCTCGACCCGATCGGCAGCGACAGCGAGCCGAACACGCTGAGCCCGACGCTGGCCGACGTATTCGACTTCTTCAGCGTGTAACGATCCTGCACCGCGTTGACGTACGCGATGCTCGACGAGCCGTCCGCGTTCGCGTCCGCGCACACGACGTGAAACTCGATCACGACGTGCATGTCGTTGTTCGGCTGGAAATTCTTGCTGCCGTCGACCGCATCGTTGCGCGACGACGACACCACATAACCCTGGCTCAGCAGCGCGCGCCGCGCGGCCTCGCAGGCCGCGTCGGATTTCGAATGGAACGTATGCGCATACGGGCTGCTCGTCGCGTCGAACTGTTCCTGCTGGTAGATCGGCTTGGGCGGCGACGAGCACGCCGCCAGCACGGTCGCGGCCGCGAGCGCGCACGAAACGGTAAACAGGCGAAATCGGTTGTGCATGGCGTCTTTCAGAAGGCTCGGCCGGTTGCCGCGCCGGGACTGCGCGCGCATGGCGCGAAGGTCGGATGGTTGCCGGGCGCGCTGGTGCGCAGCCGGCAGAAGCTGTCAGGCAGGCGCGCGGCAATCTCGTAAGGCCGGGGCGCCATTATAGTTTCGTTTGATGTCGCGCTTGCGTCAGGGCCGCGCATCGCGCGCAACGGCCAGCAATTGCGACGTCAGCGGATGGTGTTCGCCGCGCCGCGAGCGGATCGCGTGGATCTCCTCGGTCACGTCGCCCGCGCGCCCGAGCCGCCGCAACCCGCGCAGCAGCGACGCATCGTTCGCGCCGAGTTCGCTCAGCGGAAACACGCCGAGGCCGCGCGCCGCGAACACGGCCATCAGCGCGCTGTCCTCGAATTCCCCGGCCACGCGGGGCACGATCCGCTCACCTTCCAGCCACAGGTCGAGGCGCGCGCGCAGCGCCGAATGCGCGGTCGGCAGCAGCACGGGCAGCTCGGCGAGGCACTGCGGAAAGTGCTCCCGTGCGGCCGGCGTGACGAGTGCCGCGGAGCCGTACCAGTCGACCGGCGACGCGACGAGCCGCTCGCTCGTCACACGCAGGTTCGAACCGGACGGCGCGCCCTGGCCGGCCAGCACGAGATCGAGATGATGCAGCGCGAGCTCCGCGAGCAGCGCGTCGTGCTCGCCCTCGTGGCACAGCAGCCGCAGCGTGGGCGTATCCAGCACGGGTGCCAGGATCGCGTGCGCGGCAAGCTTGGAGATGCCGTCCGCGAGGCCGACCGCGAGCCGCACGGTCGGCCGGCTGGCTGCCGCACGCACTTCGTCGGGGATCAGCCGTCCCATCTCGAAGATCGCCTCCGCGCGCGCAAACGCGGCCTGGCCGGCGTCGGTCATCGCGACGCCGCGCCCGGCCGGGCGCAGCAACTGGTGCCCGAGCGCTTTCTCGAGTTCGCGCACCTGCGCACTGATGGTCTGCACGGCCATGTCGAGCCGACCGGCCGCGCGCGCAAAGCCGCCTTCCTTCACGACGACCCAGAAGTAGTACAGATGTCGGAAATTGAGCATCGGATCGTAATTTCGGAAAAACCGAACCAAAAATCAGATTCTCTCTGATTTTTCCGAAGCATGCGGATGCCGATAATCGGGTTTTCCACCTTCGTTTTCCTGAACCTCATGGACTACCTGCTGACGCTTGCCGCCGACCCTGCCGTCTGGGCGGCGCTTCTGACGCTCGTCGTGATGGAAGTCGTGCTCGGCATCGACAACCTGATCTTCATCTCGATCCTCAGCAACAAGCTGCCCGAGGCGCAGCGCGCCCGCACGCAGCGCCTCGGCATCGCGCTCGCGCTGGTGATGCGCCTCGCGCTGCTCGGCAGCGTCGCGTGGATCGCGAGCCTCACCGAACCGGTGTTCACGCTGTTCGACCATGCGTTCTCGTGGCGCGACATGATCCTGCTGTCGGGCGGCCTGTTCCTCGTCTGGAAGGCGACCACCGAGATCCATCACCACGTGTCGCACGACGGTGACGGCGCCGCCGGCGCGTCGAACGGCGCGCCCGGCCTGACGATGTGGGCCGCGATCGGCCAGATCGTGATGCTCGACATCGTGTTCTCGATCGACAGCATCGTGACCGCGATCGGCATGACCGAACACGTGCCGATCATGTTCGTCGCGGTGATCGTCGCCGTCGCCGTGATGCTGTTCGCTGCGCAGCCGCTCGCACGCTTCATCGACCGCAACCCGACCATCGTGATGCTCGCGCTGTCGTTCCTGGTGGTGATCGGCATGACGCTGATCGCCGAAGGTTTCGGCTCGCATGTGCCGAAGGGTTACATCTACGCGGCGATGGCGTTCTCGGCTTTCGTCGAGGGCATGAACATGCTGGCGCGGCGCGCGAAGGCGAAGCGCGCGGCGCAGGCGTCCGGGCGCTGAGCGCGCGGCGCCATCCCGATTCCTCACCCGTCCGACAGGAGACGCATCGTGAAATGCCCGGTCTGCAAGACACCCGACCTGCTGATTGCCGAACGCCAGTCGATCGAGATCGACTATTGCCCCGCATGCCGTGGCGTGTGGCTCGATCGCGGCGAGCTCGACAAGCTGATCGCGCGCGGCGACGGCGACGCGCCCGTGCACCGCGACGCACGCGCGCAGCGCGACCACGACGATGCGTGGCGCCGCGACCGGCGAGCGCGCGACGACGACCGCCGCCACGAGCCGCACCGTCGCAAGAAATCGGTGTTCGACATCTTCGATTTCGATTGAGCGCGCGCCGGCCCCGCGATGAAAAAAATGCCCCGTCAGGCCGTGTGCCTGACGGGGCATGTCACATGCGGGCCGCGTGCGGCGTCACGCGTTGCCGGCCGTCACGTCGATGCGGCGCGGACGCGTTTCCTCGCGGCGCGGAATCGTCAGCGTCAGCACGCCGTCGCGCAGGTTCGCGTCGATCCTCGACGTGTCGAGGTCGGGGCTCAGCGTGAACGCGCGCGCAAAGCGCGGCGCACGCAGTTCGGCGTGCCGGACCCGCAGCTCGGTGGGCAGATCGATGTGCACCTGCGCGTCGATCGTCAGCGTGTTGTCGTGCACCTTCACGTCGAGGTTCTCGCGCGGCACGCCGGGCAGGTCGGCCCGCAGCGTGACGCCGAGATGATTCTCGACGATGTCGACGGCCGGCGTGATCGCGGGCGCACGCGCGGCCGTGGCCGCGGCTCCGGGTTGGGCGTTGGCCGATTGACGTTCGGTGACGGGCTGGCTGATGTTCATTTCGCTCTCCTCGTGATCAGTGGACCGCGATCGCGCGCGGCTTCGATGCCTCGCGCCGGCCGACGCGAATCAGCAGGCAGCCGTTTTCATAGCGGGCGCTGACCTGGTCGGGATCCGCATCACGCGGCAGCTCGACGACGCGGCGGAACGCACCGTGAAAGCGCTCCTGCGCATAGGTGCGCAGGTCGTCGCCTGCGCCGCCTGGCGCCGGCTTGCGCTCGCCGCTGATCGTCAGCAGGTCCTTGTCGATCGATACGTCGAAGTCGGCCGCGGCCATGCCTGGCGCGAACGCGACGATCTCGATCGCGCTGTCGGTCGCACCGACGTTGAGCGCGGGGAACGCGCCTTGCCGCGCCGCGCGGATGCTGGACGGCGATTCGCCGAACAGGTCCGTCATCTGGCGCTGCATGCGGGCCAGTTCATTGAAGATGTCGTTGCCGAATGGGAAACCGCTCATGTTCGTGTCCTCCGTAACAGACGGGCTTCATGCCTTCGAAATGCGCCGCGCAGGGTGCGCGATTGCGCTCACGGCACGTAATTAGTGGCCGCCACAGCGCATTTCAAGTGGCCGGCGTCAGGTGCGCGCGCACGATTCGATGCGACAA includes:
- a CDS encoding zf-TFIIB domain-containing protein, with the translated sequence MKCPVCKTPDLLIAERQSIEIDYCPACRGVWLDRGELDKLIARGDGDAPVHRDARAQRDHDDAWRRDRRARDDDRRHEPHRRKKSVFDIFDFD
- a CDS encoding Hsp20/alpha crystallin family protein, whose protein sequence is MNISQPVTERQSANAQPGAAATAARAPAITPAVDIVENHLGVTLRADLPGVPRENLDVKVHDNTLTIDAQVHIDLPTELRVRHAELRAPRFARAFTLSPDLDTSRIDANLRDGVLTLTIPRREETRPRRIDVTAGNA
- a CDS encoding LysR family transcriptional regulator, giving the protein MLNFRHLYYFWVVVKEGGFARAAGRLDMAVQTISAQVRELEKALGHQLLRPAGRGVAMTDAGQAAFARAEAIFEMGRLIPDEVRAAASRPTVRLAVGLADGISKLAAHAILAPVLDTPTLRLLCHEGEHDALLAELALHHLDLVLAGQGAPSGSNLRVTSERLVASPVDWYGSAALVTPAAREHFPQCLAELPVLLPTAHSALRARLDLWLEGERIVPRVAGEFEDSALMAVFAARGLGVFPLSELGANDASLLRGLRRLGRAGDVTEEIHAIRSRRGEHHPLTSQLLAVARDARP
- a CDS encoding TerC family protein: MDYLLTLAADPAVWAALLTLVVMEVVLGIDNLIFISILSNKLPEAQRARTQRLGIALALVMRLALLGSVAWIASLTEPVFTLFDHAFSWRDMILLSGGLFLVWKATTEIHHHVSHDGDGAAGASNGAPGLTMWAAIGQIVMLDIVFSIDSIVTAIGMTEHVPIMFVAVIVAVAVMLFAAQPLARFIDRNPTIVMLALSFLVVIGMTLIAEGFGSHVPKGYIYAAMAFSAFVEGMNMLARRAKAKRAAQASGR
- a CDS encoding LysR family transcriptional regulator, yielding MRQVELRHLRYFVAVAEAGSVMAGARAVGIVQPALSRQIRELEDAIGTPLLVRRATGVSLTAAGASFLRDATRLLADLRDSRERALRSAAGELGELRLGVLPNYFPLPVVSNVLKAFRDACPHVKLSIAPMLSAEQAAAIARGELDGGIMAWRRDEAPQLAGVRLLSDRFVLAMPSTPGRRVRAPARLAELADAPFVWFDPQRSAAHHRFLIERCRRAGFTPRIAQVGSDVPTLIGLVAAGMGCAFVPESAAPSCPGTVRLVALDTLAERFDVEFVYDGHAVSPVVRQFLAALHATAGA
- a CDS encoding DUF2242 domain-containing protein; the encoded protein is MHNRFRLFTVSCALAAATVLAACSSPPKPIYQQEQFDATSSPYAHTFHSKSDAACEAARRALLSQGYVVSSSRNDAVDGSKNFQPNNDMHVVIEFHVVCADANADGSSSIAYVNAVQDRYTLKKSNTSASVGLSVFGSLSLPIGSSDDALVKTASETIPAGVFYERFFNLVEHFLKIDPARRDRATVKAAEKEPVTPLPEPAPTPQGEPMKMTTPAVPTPPAAPVPASAAAPASGAPGAAAAVPAMRAAAPGQASGAAAAAASAVAPASAGSPASAPVSAPAATAVPASASSSASAATSASKPASAPASAPAPASAAAPASTPAPAPASAAAPASAPTSAPARAPVPAPVSTTPADKAPAPSPVMTIEAAAPVSSSARRAS
- a CDS encoding Hsp20/alpha crystallin family protein, with product MSGFPFGNDIFNELARMQRQMTDLFGESPSSIRAARQGAFPALNVGATDSAIEIVAFAPGMAAADFDVSIDKDLLTISGERKPAPGGAGDDLRTYAQERFHGAFRRVVELPRDADPDQVSARYENGCLLIRVGRREASKPRAIAVH
- a CDS encoding pyridoxal-phosphate dependent enzyme — protein: MPLHVQTPYLRSHAASRRLGKDVLLKIEAMQPCGSFKLRGVGAVCDARRAAGARRFVSSSGGNAGIAVAYAGRELGVSVLVVVPESTSARARELIRVEGAELVVRGASWAEANAFAQSVLGPHDAFVHPFDDPVLWQGHATMIDEMAAAGPKPDAVVLAVGGGGLLCGVLEGLARNGWGDVPVVAVQTEGADCYARSVALGRPVELPEITSVATSLGAKRPCDAALAWAARHAIDTVVVSDAAAVAASLRFLDEHRIVVEPACGAALAALDTATPALVAASRIAVIVCGGVTATVEHLHVLNSRGRETERGR